In the genome of Phycodurus eques isolate BA_2022a chromosome 11, UOR_Pequ_1.1, whole genome shotgun sequence, the window ggagcggctcggataatggacggacggatggatggatgtaaattaCCTCAGAAAAGATTGTATTAGTGTTGCACTGtagcctagtggttagcacatctgcctccgacagttctgaggtttgagaTTCGAATCTCCGCTCTGGCCTTCTGTGTGACGTTTGCATAGTCTCCCTGTGTCGGCAttgattttctccgggtactccagcttccacCCGCAGTCTAAAAACGTGCAATGATTGATTGTCTGGCTGCTTGGCTGTCTCAGTGTACTTTGGCTCCctcctgcattaaaaaaaaaaggttaggttcattgaagactaaattatccaAAGGTGCATGTGAGTGAACGGTTATGTGTCTATATACCTATAGCCTATGCCCTGCatttggctagcaaccagtctAGGGCGTACCCCTgtcagggataggctccagctcacccgctaCCATAATGAGGAGaggcactatagaaaatgagtGAATGGAAGTGTGTACAGAGGGTCCCGCTAAACGTGGGGGATAGGGATCAAGCCCCACCGCATTTAGGGACTCTGACATagagcaacacttttctgaatcAGTGGTTAGAAGCTAAGTTCTAaagtcccatccatccattttctaccgcttatccaaggtcaggtcgcgggggcagtagctttagcagggacgtccagacttccctctccccagccacttcatccagctcttccgggggtatcccgaggcgttcccaggccagccgtaagatgtagtctctccagcgtgtcctgggtcatccccggggtctccttccggtgggacgtacccagaacacctcacccgggaggcatccggatcagatgcccaagccatctcatctggctcctctcgatgtgcaggagcagcgactctactctgagatcctcccggatgaacgagcttctcgccctatctctaagggagaacccggacatcctgcggaggaaactcattttggctgattgtatccgggatcttgttcttctggtctcgacccacagctcgtgacaataggagagggtaggaacgtagattgaaataaattgagagcttcgtctttcggcttggctccttctttaccacaacggaccgatacaaagtccgcatctctgcagacgctgcaccgatccgcctgtggatctcccgttccattcttcccattcaagtatcttggggtcttgttctaAAGTCCCAGTTTTCTCAAATGCAGCATACATCTCTGGGAATGCCTTGCTTTTTTGCTTCTCTTCTTTGAACATGCAGGAATAAGTCCAATATTTCTGAATGGATAGTTTTAGACAGTATAGCacagtgggtataaaaagaCTACACCTCCCAGTTCCAATGCCAGGattttgtgatacaaaaaaaaagaaatatccatccatccatccatccattttctgagccgcttctcctcactcgggtcgcgggtgtgctggagcctatcccagctatcatcgggcaggaggcggggtacaccctgaactggttgccagccaatcgcagggcacatacaaacaaacaaccattcgcactcacattcattcatttgttgttgttgatggaAATGTTAAGATACCCAGAAATTTGTATTCTGTAGGCCTGTTATAcctatttcatatttttcccaTGTCAGGTCAGGGGCTCTGTTCAAGATTCATATCCACATCATTTCTCTGCAGGTTGTTTCTGGTTCCAATGAAGCATCTTCACTGACCACCGGCTCCTTTTTTCTGAAGCAAGAAACTGCAAGCTGGGATCCCAAAGACAACAAGATAGTCTAGGAGACCAGGAAGATGGCAGACACACTGTACAACATGACCCAGTACCTGAGGAACAGAGGCCCATTACTGGTAAGCACCACTAGACTGGGTAAGTTTATTAATTTTGCttttaactatccatccatttatgtaccgcttatcctcactcatgTGTGTTAAATAATCTTTAAGCTTTACTGTGCTTTTCATTAGAACAAAGAggcgtttgtgtgtgcagcCAAAGATGTCATGTCAAAATGCCAGTCGGTGACCAACTTTATTCAAGTCATAGCCAACCACTGCCTGGATGCACAGTGCGCACTGGAACTGTCCCTCATAGTGGAGCAGATTCTCACCATCACAAACCAGCTCAGCATCCTTTCCAGGTCAGAATAAGTGAACACAGGTTGAAAAAAACTTAAGAGGAAAAAAGTGGAACGAGATAATCTTCTGTACTGTAGTGTCAGTTCTGTAACACTTGGCTGTAAAGCATCGGATGAGATCCTGGTGAAGAACACACAGAATCTACTCCACACAGTCCTGAAAGGTGTCCATGCCGCAGAGACTGCCTGCATCACAGTAAATAGGACAGACCTGCATTTATGTAATATGAAATTACATTAAAGGCCTATTAAAGATGTATCATTTCTGTCTTTCAGGGTTTAAAGCAGCCTGAGCCAAACTCGGATGGAGCCGAAGCGACCGCCTTGTGTTTCCAGTGGAAGAGGAACTTGGAGATCCATAGAGCCCAGCAAACCTCCAACCCAAAAACAGATGAGCTGGGCCTGAGGAAGATTTCATTGCACTCCGTCGCACCGAGTCTTGCTTCACCAGTATAAGATGGCTCCAACTTGATGCTTCAAAGGAAAGGTCACAATAGAGTTGTACCAGAATTTCTATCTTGAGGGGAAGTTTCAGAGAGGGAAATCATGTTTACTATTAttaattgtggttgtagttttgaGTCCTGTAGAAATACATAGCTTCATAGTAACAAGGTGTCATTACACTGTCCCTCTTGTGTAGCTATATAACCAACATATTAACTGAAAGAGACTTGCACATGCATGTACTGACGAACATTTTATGTTGCAGGGTAGTGGTTCACATATCCAACTGTCAAGCAGCTGGAGTGAAATCAACTCCCACTCAATCCTATTTTGTCTGTTGTGGTGTAAACATTTAATTCAtattaagatacagtatgtacagtgcaCTGTATTTAAAAGCTGATCAAATGTGCACAGAAAACAAAGGTCATccagaaatacaaatacaatgaaCATGTTATTTCAATGGTtgtcaaaacaatacaaaaaaattccaATATGGCTTAAGTTTCAAATATGAACTCATTTTGACGCAACGCGTCTGatataaaaacatgtaaaacaacTGTTAATTACAAATGCATCTAAATACATTTATCAGTTTAATTTAATAAGGCAAACTCACAGATTCATTAGAAATAGGAAAATATCCTCAAGAAGGCCAATTCCTATGtaatttctatattaaaaataatttagtttGTTTCTTAAGTAATATTCCAATTTCTTGAAGGTTAATTTTGGGTTTTAGCTGGAAGCTATAATCATcacaattataaaccttttggaTCTGAACTACAgaacaatattctaatttattgagatacaCCTATTATGTGTAGTGGTAATTACAAGCTTGTTActagaaaatattttatgaaatgTTTAATGGGCATTAAAACCTGAACACGTAGACCATATTAACAGAACAATcagttttaacacatttaaagacAGTAAATGTAGTAAAAGGACCATCTCACTTTGCAAGTATAACTATACTGTCgggaaatacaaccccaattccaatgaagttgggacattgtgttaaacataaataaaaacagaatacaatgatttgcaaatcatgttcaacttgtatttaattgaacacactacaaagacaagctatttcatgttcaaactgatcaatgttattgcttttagcaaataatcattaacttagaattttatgctgcaacacgttccaaaaaagctgggacaggtggcaaaaaagactgagaaagttgaggaatgctcatcaaacacctgtttggaacatcccacaggtgaacaggctaattgggaataggtgggttccatgattgggtataaaaggagcttccctgaattgctcaagtcattcacaagcagagatggggcgaggttaacctctttgcgaacaagtgtgtgagaaaatagtcgaacagtataaggacaatgttcctcaacgtacagttgcaaggaatttagggatttcatcatctacggtctataatatcatcaaaaggttcagagaatctgtagaaatcactgcatgtaagctggcaaggccgaaaaacaacatcgaatgcccgtgaccttcgatccctcaggcggcactgcatcaaaaaccgacatcaatgtgtaaaggatatcaccacatgggctcaggaacactttagaaaaccaatgtcagtaaatacagttcaacgctacatccgtaagtgcaacttgaaactactatgcaaagcagaagccatttatcaacaacacccagaaacgccgtcggcttctctgggcccgagctcatctatgatggactgatgcaaagtggaaaagtgttctgtggtccgacgagtccacatttcaaattgttttgggaaattgtggacgttgtgtcctccgggccaaagaggaaaagaaccatccggactgttatggacgcaaagttcaaaagccagcatctgtaatggtatggggctgtgttagtgccaatggcttgggtaacttacacatctgtgaaggcaccattaatgttgaaaggtacaaacaggttttggagaaacatgtgctgcTATCCaaccaatgtctttttcatagacgcccctgcttattttagcaagacaatgccaaaccacattctgcacgtgttacaacagcgtggcttcgtagtaaaagagtgccggtactagactggcttgcctgcagtccagacctgtctcccattgaaaatgtgtgccgcattatgaagcgtaaaatacgacaacggagacctcggactgttgaacagctgaagctgtacatcaagcaagaatgggaaagaattccacctacaaagcttcaacaattagtgtcctcagttcccaaatgtttattgaatgttgttaaaagaaaaggtgatgtaacacagtggtaaacatgacccttgtcccaacttctttgggacgtgttgcagccatgaaattccaagttaatgattatatgcTAAAAGCATTAAAgttgatcaatttgaacattaaatatcttgtctttgtagtgtgttcaattaaatacaggttgaacatgatttgcaaattgtattctgtttttatttatttttaacacaacgtcccaacttcattggaattggggttgtagaaagaCAAAAGGGATAAGAATTGTTGGAATTTATGTTTCTATCAGCTCATATCTTTCTGACAAATCCACAATCAATCAACTAAACTTAAATAACCACAGATGCTAACATCCTCACATCTATACCATTTTAGTGAGTATAAAGTGaatgtacataaataaatagatttaaAGCTAAATAGTGATTGGCATGTGCCACCAATATAAAAATTCAATGCAGTTTACTGGGAGAAAGGAGAAGCTGTGGGGTCAAAGGTCTTGAAGACATCTTTGAGCGTCCTGTCTTCAAGCTCCTCCTCGTTCGTCTGCATAGGTTCCTCCACCGGAACTTCTTTCTGTTCTTCCGCATCCTCTTGTACCCCTGCAGAAACTAGTCCTGCCAGTTTGGCCTGTCTGGCGTCAGCATACTGCGGTCTGATCAAGCCTGCCAGAGCCTGGACAGGCAGATTATGCACTGCGTGGGGGGTGAGGATCGGGTCCTGAGGAAGTGGGGATGAACTATCGTGTGCGGTCTGATAGTGATCAGAGGCACCATCTGTGTGTTTTGTCTCCTCCAAAGAGACACGACGTTGACTTGGTGAGGTGGGTAGTGTTGGAGGAGTGTCTTTCTTCACTGGATGTTTGAGAATGCCCACTTTTTTATGTGGGTCTACCTGATCCTTCTGAATTGGCTCGGTCTGATTATGGGGATCATACAGACTGATGCCTCCCAGGATTGTCGTGGGGCTTTCcaggatccccccagaagacgCCAGCCGAGGGGCATAGGGTGGCAGCCTCTCGGAAAGGGAGGCGCTAGTGCTGGTCTTTTGCAACCTGGGTTCCGCAACTCTTGTCTCTGCACAGGCTTCCTTCTGACCAAGCATCTTGGAGTCCAGACTTACTGTACGCTTGAGTCTGGGGTCTAAATTCTTTTGCTGACGTGGATCAACAGGTCTCTCTGTTGAGGATCCAGACGGCAGACGAGTGAGGCGCTCCTTTAAACGAGCAGCCGCCAATCTGGGGTCAGTCGGTGGAGGGCTGGAGGTGGGGGGGTGCTCCGGCACACTTGTTCTGTTCATCTGAGCCTCAGCGATTAGAGGTGGCAGGGGTAAATTGATGGAGTGTTCCTGTTTGGGTATTAGAGATGGGATCAGATCTTCAGGAGCCCAGACCACTGTTTGGGCGAAGGCCGGCCGTTGAAGCAGAATGTCCACCCGAATATGGCTGAACTGCTTTAGCTGGCAGCGGGGGTCCTGCAGCACCACACCCGGACTGGCCTCCAACGGAATGAgggccgctctctctctcagttCCCTCTCcctttcatcatcctcatctcCAGTGGGCTTTTTTAGGCCAGTTGACTGGTTCTGCTGACGGTCCGAGCTGGACTCCATAGGTCTCGGTTTCCTAGGGTCTCTGGAGAGTCGTGGATCCAAACCTGCATCAGACACCTTGTTCATATCAGGAGGTCTCTGCCGAGGGTCTGCCTTCACACGTGGGTCACTTGGGTGAGTTCTGTCCTTGACAAGTCGAGGGTCGCCCAGGGGTGCTGCAGGGGCTAGTGTTGGGGTCTTGGATTGCTGCATCTCATGATGCCTCTTCAGAGATTTTAGAATGGAAGCAACACTACTCCCACCGTCTTCGTCGCTGGAATACCAGTTTGTTGTTTCatctgaaggaaaaaaataaaacgagtCGTACCGATCTCTGTGCTTTTTAAGGACCATCTTTTGGATCAGAACAGACACTTGCCTCTGTTAGTATTCTTGTCACCTTGACTATGTGCCCTCTGTGGATTGCTCTCATGTGGCTTTGACTCTGGTTGGTGCTGAGTCAGGTGTAGAATGATGGCTTTCTGCACCGCTGAAGGTAAAGACTGCAACTGGACATCTGGACCTATCTGCTGCTGTAGGTTCTGTACCTGGTTCATCCCAGGTTCCACTAACACAGAACAAAAAGATCCATTGTACTTGAAGTAACTCTAAATTAATACTGGTGGTAACGTGACACAAACCTTGATGGCCCACTGGCTGGTTCTGGAGTAAGTTGCTGAGGAGCTCGAGTGGGTTCTGGCCCAACGATGGAAAAGGGAAGAGGCTCTGCAGCATCTGTAGTTCTGGTACTGCGGGGAATGGAGGCCTCTGCATATTCATCTGACGGTTTATATTTCCGTGAAACACTGGCGGCTGACCAGGTGGAATTGGCTGCTGCATTGGATATCCATGTGGCAGCTGCTGTCCAGGAGGGCTCTGGTCACTTGTGGGTGGTCCTGTTGGGTAACCCACGGTACCTGGTGACCCTAACGAAGGCACTGTGGTAGCATCAGAGCCTGAAGACACCAAAGCTCCACTTGGTGTTTCCTCTGGTCTGCCACTGAACTGGTCAGTGCCTTCATTGGGATCCTGGTAGTTGGACTCACTGGTAATGAGATAAAATGGACAATTAATTTGAGGCTGATTGAAAAAACACCTACCTATGATTTGCCTTACTTTAACCCAATCTTCTGTGCCAGGTTGACTGTAGGTTGAACCTTAATTTCGAAGAGGGAGGGGATCTTCCCTCCCTGAGAAGATTCATCTGTCGGGCTGCTCTGACCTGGCGTGGGGAGCAAGCCCACACCTGGAGGCGGCTTTGGAAGTGGAGCAATGCCCTGTTTTCTCAGGTCCTCCAGCTCCAATTCATCCTCACGGGCAATCTCCTCCTCTGTATTAATGATCTTAGCATGTGTCCAAGAGAAGAAACTCTTAATTAGTTTTGGATTTTTATGAGTTGtgattttgttatgttttaaatatatctCACCTTATCGAGCAACTCTTTCGTCACATCAGTCAGTGCATCATGGGAAAATTTGCAGTTCTCCCCTTGATAGCATTTGGCTCCAGTGTGAAAGAACTTGCATGGATATTCACGTTCAGTCACAAATTAAGGAGCCTCACCACTGAATCGGCAGGTTGCTTTTACAAGGTCATGCATGATTGTCACTGAAGGATATGGTGCATGTAAATGCAATGGTCTCCTTTGCTGCAGTATCCCTGGAGGTAGAACTTACAAAGCTCCTTCTTCTTATCTGGGATGACCAGCTCGTGCTCAAACTTACACTGCTCCCCCTACAGGAAGAGATGATGACTTACCTTTTCAGTGTTGTGTATTTCTTTAAAACCGGACTATTAAATTGAACGCCagcatacaggaagtcctcgatttacgaacgagttccgttcctacgctggcaaCATAACCcaaatttccgcgtaagtcggatttcaccgttaaagtcgaaatgtatgtcgaaatacttctgtgggtattgtcccacgtgattgtgacagcaagctcagtgtgtgtgggcgtcgatGTGTGACTGAGATGGACGGGACTgtgcaggcgtcgtccggcgggactgtgaaggaggaaggagtgcgcgcaggtgcgactgtgtacagtggcaagtgtagtgacggcgactggggaagagtagcgattagcggaggacctgTTGACGTTGAAtttgcagaggagctaataaagccattaaagcagcaaattggtgcttcgtgcctttattcttgccgccacccagctcagctgtgcaacgagagaggggagttaaccccgaggaggacaacctcggccctggagaaggcgtctcccgaccacggtcaggtgaccatAGCAGGataggttaacacttcgtataaagaaactaaaatacattaaaataaaaaaataagatgctgtacttaccattactggtgagagtgtgaaaaaaggagggcgaaaaaggcaaagatactcccggcgcacaaacacagacaagcactaggCACTAGCTAAGGAGAAACACTATgatgctggggacaaaatggcggacgaggcacgggcgtcgtaaagtcgaaacatcTTCgttcgagtacgtcgtaactcgaggacttcctgtattcaGTTTGGCATGTTCAGACTATtttggggaacctatcctccacTAGTATACTATGAGGAGTGTCACTTAGACATAAGTAGTGCTTTCCCAGAATTTATTGGCAATTACAAACCTAATAAGGGGGCTCACAGATTTTTGGCATTTGCGGCAAGGCTCAGTCCATATCCTTACGagtagcgggggttcactgtacataaTGACACTCAGTAGAGAAGACTCACTGCCTGAATTGTGACCTCTGCTAAGCTCAAAAGCACaatctgtatttttttgatCGTTGATGTTTGTTGGCAAGTaaaatgatgcaaaaactgCACCACAAATTTCCATGACACTTTTGAGGAAGAAATGTCGTGACCAAGAAACCATTAGCTTTAGGTGAAGATTTACAAACAATTAATTTTCACTGTCCGCCATTACAGTCTACTTGCATTGGGGCCAAGTGGCAGAGTGCCTCAGTTTATTCAGCAGATAATGCACATAGAGAGCTGGAGTGGAACAAATGGACATCTTGAGGAATGTTTAGCCatagcaatccatccatccattttctttatggctTGTACTCATTATTCACACATGTTAAACTGTCAAATGAGAGGGAATACAACTCTGGACCTCCTGCATGCCAAATGCCAATGTGAAAGTATCTTttcttgtatattttaattcgaaaatcatccatccatccattttctataccgcttatcctcactagggttccgggcgtgctggagcctatcccagctatcgtcgggcgagaggcgggatacaccctgaattaatcgccagccaatcgcagagcacatagaaaacaaacaaccattcacattcacacctatgggcaatttagagtcttcaattaacctactatgcatgtttttgggatgtgggaggaaaccggagtacctggcgaaaacccacacaggcacagggagaacatgcaaactccacacaggcagggtcgggatttgaaccccgatcctcagaactgtcagacagatgtgctaaccagtcgttcaccgtgctgccattagaaaataatattttattccattataataataattctcattatttcattttttctgttATGTTCACACTTTGTTACAGCTACAGTTGTTATAACAGTGCTCTATATATAAAGTCACTTTGAAATTAGGAATCCCATTGAAATATGCTCAAAAAGGGTACTTAAGTTACAACTTGTATTTGCACCAAATTGCAGTTCTTGGTTGGCCCATGTCTCATCCTTTTACAAAGTTTGTCAGAAAACAGCTAACGAAGCAAACAGAGAAATGGCAATGAAAAGTCCTTTTTGGAGTTAATTAAAACGTGCTTTTTAGAAGTAGTTTACCTTGATGCATCGACCCTCCAGGAAGTActtgcaaatgtattttccatTGTGTTCTACTGTGTGTTGACTGATGAATTCTTTGCTCATAATCAGGCGCTTCTTCTGAAAACCAGAATTTTTTACTTCCTGTCAAATAAAAGGGAACATGTTAGCCCTCCACAACAATTTGTTGCAGATAAAAGATTTCACGATCATACAGGAGCAATGTCTTCCATGTCCTGGTCACCCCCTCTGCCTCGCCCGCCGCGTCCCATCCAGGGTTTCCCCCCCTTCATTTTCTTGTTCTTGAGCATCACTCGTCCTCTTCCAGGTCCACTCCCTCTGCCTCTTCCTCTCTGCCCAACTGCagagaaaaaaatctgttttttattgCCAAATTTTTGCCTTTGggataaaatattatttcataAGTGGTCTCTCACATTGTTGTTTCATACCCCTCGTGTTTCCCCTCTTCCCCATATGCTCCTTCGCATAGCGGCCTTTTCCCATGCCGGATGTTGTATCTTTAGACTGGAGGTACTCGGACTCATTGTCATAATGATCCTCCTCGTCTTCATAGTCATAGTTGTCATCGCTGTATTTGTCAAAATTGCTGCTTTTGCGAGGCGGGGACTTGTGCAAGTTGCCACGCGACCCTTTCTGGTCTCTTCCATGCTGGAAAATCTAAAGGGACAAGTGACAATCATACCCCGTCTGCATGAATATAAGGGAGGGTGTACAGTCTAAGCTCACCTGAGGGTTCTGGAGGTCACAATCGCGTCCAGATCCATGACTCTGCCGGTTTTTAGGTTTCTCTGGACGGTCGTAGTCGGAGCCATAGCTGTCAGAGGTGGAACTGCTCGAAGATGAGTGATGCTAAACAAAGCGACAAAAACAGccaattaaaaataacagaacCAATCAAACTCAAATTGTAAGGTCAAGCAGTGACTTACTTTCTGTCTTTCCCGTCTCCTCCTTTTCGACCTTCTCTTCTCTCTGGTCTTTTTGTAGCGTTTCCGTGAGTACCTGTGagacttttcttctttttcttttgttttgtcgcGTTCCTTCtccttttgcttttctttgtcATCAGTCACCTCTGAAGCCTCTTTGTTTTCCTCCTCTATCCCGATTCCCTCATCGTCAATTTCTCCATCTTCCAACTCGCCATCCTCTCtgaaacatttcatttaaatcattaaaattcATAGGTGAGTGCCATGGTCGCTTATGTCTGAATAAATCAAAatctgttgtttttaaacatttgcagCATTTCAGCTTCTTAATTTCAGTTTCATCAAGccttttccatatttaaatcaGTAAATATTTATAGATATTTGATTCATCATTTTAATCACCCTTAAAGTGGTTCCAAGCAACAATcgtattcatttaattttttttaaattttcccgACAGTCGATATGGATCATTTTAGCCTAtaaggaaaaatacaaatacatttcgcaaaaaattcacaaaatttcgatagcatgctgtttttttatagcagtttttatttacaaatgcTGGAAAAGCCAAGCTAATGTATATGCCAAATCAACATCCATCCCTCTCCTTTTCTATAGTGCTCATCTTCCTTAAGGTcatgtcagccaatcacagggcacatatagacgaacaacccttcatactcacattcactcatatgtacaattttgagtcttcaatgatgctatcatgtttttggaatgtgggaggaagcaacACTACACagagaaacccacgcaagcacaggtgGAACatctacacaggaaggccagagcagaGATTCTTACACCGTGCTGCCTGTGCGTGATTATTTTACTACGGGTGGAATGGTTACAAGGAGGGGATGGTTGGTCACGCCTTATAACAAGTCAGCATACcat includes:
- the LOC133409763 gene encoding zinc finger CCCH domain-containing protein 6 isoform X3; translated protein: MKEESVCTLSLSRHETPEDGELEDGEIDDEGIGIEEENKEASEVTDDKEKQKEKERDKTKEKEEKSHRYSRKRYKKTREKRRSKRRRRERQKHHSSSSSSTSDSYGSDYDRPEKPKNRQSHGSGRDCDLQNPQIFQHGRDQKGSRGNLHKSPPRKSSNFDKYSDDNYDYEDEEDHYDNESEYLQSKDTTSGMGKGRYAKEHMGKRGNTRGMKQQFGQRGRGRGSGPGRGRVMLKNKKMKGGKPWMGRGGRGRGGDQDMEDIAPEVKNSGFQKKRLIMSKEFISQHTVEHNGKYICKYFLEGRCIKGEQCKFEHELVIPDKKKELCKFYLQGYCSKGDHCIYMHREYPCKFFHTGAKCYQGENCKFSHDALTDVTKELLDKIINTEEEIAREDELELEDLRKQGIAPLPKPPPGVGLLPTPGQSSPTDESSQGGKIPSLFEIKVQPTVNLAQKIGLNESNYQDPNEGTDQFSGRPEETPSGALVSSGSDATTVPSLGSPGTVGYPTGPPTSDQSPPGQQLPHGYPMQQPIPPGQPPVFHGNINRQMNMQRPPFPAVPELQMLQSLFPFPSLGQNPLELLSNLLQNQPVGHQVEPGMNQVQNLQQQIGPDVQLQSLPSAVQKAIILHLTQHQPESKPHESNPQRAHSQGDKNTNRDETTNWYSSDEDGGSSVASILKSLKRHHEMQQSKTPTLAPAAPLGDPRLVKDRTHPSDPRVKADPRQRPPDMNKVSDAGLDPRLSRDPRKPRPMESSSDRQQNQSTGLKKPTGDEDDERERELRERAALIPLEASPGVVLQDPRCQLKQFSHIRVDILLQRPAFAQTVVWAPEDLIPSLIPKQEHSINLPLPPLIAEAQMNRTSVPEHPPTSSPPPTDPRLAAARLKERLTRLPSGSSTERPVDPRQQKNLDPRLKRTVSLDSKMLGQKEACAETRVAEPRLQKTSTSASLSERLPPYAPRLASSGGILESPTTILGGISLYDPHNQTEPIQKDQVDPHKKVGILKHPVKKDTPPTLPTSPSQRRVSLEETKHTDGASDHYQTAHDSSSPLPQDPILTPHAVHNLPVQALAGLIRPQYADARQAKLAGLVSAGVQEDAEEQKEVPVEEPMQTNEEELEDRTLKDVFKTFDPTASPFSQ
- the LOC133409763 gene encoding zinc finger CCCH domain-containing protein 6 isoform X1; its protein translation is MASVSLVSSPPAPVFDKNMTDSELAGDEREDGELEDGEIDDEGIGIEEENKEASEVTDDKEKQKEKERDKTKEKEEKSHRYSRKRYKKTREKRRSKRRRRERQKHHSSSSSSTSDSYGSDYDRPEKPKNRQSHGSGRDCDLQNPQIFQHGRDQKGSRGNLHKSPPRKSSNFDKYSDDNYDYEDEEDHYDNESEYLQSKDTTSGMGKGRYAKEHMGKRGNTRGMKQQFGQRGRGRGSGPGRGRVMLKNKKMKGGKPWMGRGGRGRGGDQDMEDIAPEVKNSGFQKKRLIMSKEFISQHTVEHNGKYICKYFLEGRCIKGEQCKFEHELVIPDKKKELCKFYLQGYCSKGDHCIYMHREYPCKFFHTGAKCYQGENCKFSHDALTDVTKELLDKIINTEEEIAREDELELEDLRKQGIAPLPKPPPGVGLLPTPGQSSPTDESSQGGKIPSLFEIKVQPTVNLAQKIGLNESNYQDPNEGTDQFSGRPEETPSGALVSSGSDATTVPSLGSPGTVGYPTGPPTSDQSPPGQQLPHGYPMQQPIPPGQPPVFHGNINRQMNMQRPPFPAVPELQMLQSLFPFPSLGQNPLELLSNLLQNQPVGHQVEPGMNQVQNLQQQIGPDVQLQSLPSAVQKAIILHLTQHQPESKPHESNPQRAHSQGDKNTNRDETTNWYSSDEDGGSSVASILKSLKRHHEMQQSKTPTLAPAAPLGDPRLVKDRTHPSDPRVKADPRQRPPDMNKVSDAGLDPRLSRDPRKPRPMESSSDRQQNQSTGLKKPTGDEDDERERELRERAALIPLEASPGVVLQDPRCQLKQFSHIRVDILLQRPAFAQTVVWAPEDLIPSLIPKQEHSINLPLPPLIAEAQMNRTSVPEHPPTSSPPPTDPRLAAARLKERLTRLPSGSSTERPVDPRQQKNLDPRLKRTVSLDSKMLGQKEACAETRVAEPRLQKTSTSASLSERLPPYAPRLASSGGILESPTTILGGISLYDPHNQTEPIQKDQVDPHKKVGILKHPVKKDTPPTLPTSPSQRRVSLEETKHTDGASDHYQTAHDSSSPLPQDPILTPHAVHNLPVQALAGLIRPQYADARQAKLAGLVSAGVQEDAEEQKEVPVEEPMQTNEEELEDRTLKDVFKTFDPTASPFSQ